Proteins co-encoded in one Arachis hypogaea cultivar Tifrunner chromosome 13, arahy.Tifrunner.gnm2.J5K5, whole genome shotgun sequence genomic window:
- the LOC112732401 gene encoding beta-amylase 3, chloroplastic isoform X1: protein MVMFASQLTATTFSPSFLISTSSDTTRSPFLALAHLCYNRTFFPTRRRLAVSSRLNSSRSSGAGGSVDNGDVPYELHHDFSPQRETRGSPVFVTLPVNTVGPEGKISRPRAMMFSLKALAAAGVEGVVVEFWWGIIERKEPRVYDWRGYRELVMMACMCGLKVRAVLAFHQYGTGPDDPNQYCVLDIASYSGSLSPLCRIPLPLWVLDEINKDPELAYSDRFGRRNIEYISLGCDTLPVLRGRTPIQAYADFMRDFRETFRPSLGLTITRVQIGMGPGGELRYPSFSFQKPNVASSGGLGEFQCYDKYMLASLNACARKIGKREWGDGGPFGAGSLTQNPEHTDFFKNEGGSWNTPYGKFFLEWYSNMLLLHGERICREAETIFRGTEVLISAEVAAIHWHYAIQSHPSELTAGYYNTFDRDGYLPIARLFSKYGFAICCSCFEMQDATMQKINPSGSPEGFLKQLLLAARLCDISLEGQNFTTDLDDDAFSQVLKMSKFYSDGIEKRPFAFNFVRMNKRMFETQNWDRFARFVRQMSNGKIFQARLRAHLGSSRSYSF from the exons ATGGTGATGTTCGCTTCACAATTAACAGCAACAACCTTCTCGCCTTCATTCCTAATCTCAACTTCCTCCGATACCACTCGTTCTCCCTTCCTCGCTCTCGCTCACCTTTGCTACAACCGAACCTTCTTTCCCACTCGCCGGAGACTCGCCGTTTCCTCCCGCCTCAACTCGTCCAGGTCCTCCGGCGCCGGTGGCTCCGTCGACAACGGTGATGTGCCCTACGAGCTCCACCACGATTTCTCGCCGCAGCGCGAGACGAGGGGATCGCCGGTATTCGTGACGCTGCCGGTGAATACAGTGGGCCCTGAGGGGAAGATATCGAGGCCGAGGGCCATGATGTTCTCGCTGAAGGCGCTCGCCGCCGCGGGCGTGGAGGGCGTTGTGGTTGAGTTTTGGTGGGGAATTATTGAGAGGAAAGAACCTAGGGTTTACGATTGGCGAGGCTATCGTGAGCTCGTGATGATGGCTTGCATGTGTGGCCTCAAGGTTCGTGCTGTTCTTGCTTTCCATCAGTACGGCACAGGCCCTGATGATCCTAATCA GTATTGTGTCCTAGACATAGCCTCATACTCTGGAAGTTTGTCCCCTTTGTGTAGGATACCGCTTCCTCTATGGGTGCTTGATGAGATAAACAAAGATCCAGAGTTAGCATATTCTGACCGGTTTGGAAGAAGAAATATTGAATACATTTCCCTAGGATGTGATACTCTTCCTGTGCTGCGTGGACGCACTCCTATTCAAGCATATGCAGATTTTATGAGAGACTTCAGGGAGACTTTCAGGCCTTCTCTTGGCCTTACCATTACA AGGGTACAGATTGGCATGGGTCCTGGTGGTGAACTAAGATATCCGTCATTCTCTTTCCAGAAGCCAAATGTGGCTTCATCTGGTGGACTTGGAGAGTTCCAATGCTATGATAAG TACATGCTAGCTTCTCTAAATGCCTGTGCGAGAAAAATTGGAAAGCGTGAATGGGGAGATGGTGGTCCATTTGGTGCGGGAAGTTTGACGCAAAATCCTGAGCATACTGATTTCTTTAAAAATGAGGGTGGCTCTTGGAACACACCATATGGTAAATTTTTCCTTGAATGGTACTCAAATATGCTGCTGCTGCATGGAGAGAGAATTTGTAGGGAAGCTGAAACTATATTTAGGGGTACAGAAGTCCTTATATCTGCAGAAGTAGCTGCCATTCACTGGCACTACGCCATTCAATCCCATCCATCGGAGTTAACCGCAGGCTATTATAATACTTTCGACAGGGATGGATATTTGCCCATTGCTCGCCTGTTTAGTAAGTATGGGTTTGCAATTTGCTGCTCTTGTTTTGAAATGCAAGATGCCACAATGCAAAAGATAAACCCTAGTGGTAGCCCTGAAGGATTTCTTAAACAGCTTTTGCTGGCTGCTAGGCTTTGTGACATATCACTTGAAGGTCAAAATTTTACAACTGATTTAGATGATGATGCATTCTCCCAAGTGCTGAAGATGTCAAAGTTTTACTCGGATGGGATTGAAAAGCGGCCCTTTGCATTCAACTTTGTAAGAATGAACAAAAGAATGTTTGAAACCCAGAATTGGGATCGGTTTGCACGATTTGTGAGGCAGATGTCTAATGGAAAGATTTTTCAAGCCAGACTAAGAGCCCATTTGGGAAGTAGCAGAAGCTACtctttttga
- the LOC112732401 gene encoding beta-amylase 3, chloroplastic isoform X2 has translation MVMFASQLTATTFSPSFLISTSSDTTRSPFLALAHLCYNRTFFPTRRRLAVSSRLNSSRSSGAGGSVDNGDVPYELHHDFSPQRETRGSPVFVTLPVNTVGPEGKISRPRAMMFSLKALAAAGVEGVVVEFWWGIIERKEPRVYDWRGYRELVMMACMCGLKVRAVLAFHQYGTGPDDPNQIPLPLWVLDEINKDPELAYSDRFGRRNIEYISLGCDTLPVLRGRTPIQAYADFMRDFRETFRPSLGLTITRVQIGMGPGGELRYPSFSFQKPNVASSGGLGEFQCYDKYMLASLNACARKIGKREWGDGGPFGAGSLTQNPEHTDFFKNEGGSWNTPYGKFFLEWYSNMLLLHGERICREAETIFRGTEVLISAEVAAIHWHYAIQSHPSELTAGYYNTFDRDGYLPIARLFSKYGFAICCSCFEMQDATMQKINPSGSPEGFLKQLLLAARLCDISLEGQNFTTDLDDDAFSQVLKMSKFYSDGIEKRPFAFNFVRMNKRMFETQNWDRFARFVRQMSNGKIFQARLRAHLGSSRSYSF, from the exons ATGGTGATGTTCGCTTCACAATTAACAGCAACAACCTTCTCGCCTTCATTCCTAATCTCAACTTCCTCCGATACCACTCGTTCTCCCTTCCTCGCTCTCGCTCACCTTTGCTACAACCGAACCTTCTTTCCCACTCGCCGGAGACTCGCCGTTTCCTCCCGCCTCAACTCGTCCAGGTCCTCCGGCGCCGGTGGCTCCGTCGACAACGGTGATGTGCCCTACGAGCTCCACCACGATTTCTCGCCGCAGCGCGAGACGAGGGGATCGCCGGTATTCGTGACGCTGCCGGTGAATACAGTGGGCCCTGAGGGGAAGATATCGAGGCCGAGGGCCATGATGTTCTCGCTGAAGGCGCTCGCCGCCGCGGGCGTGGAGGGCGTTGTGGTTGAGTTTTGGTGGGGAATTATTGAGAGGAAAGAACCTAGGGTTTACGATTGGCGAGGCTATCGTGAGCTCGTGATGATGGCTTGCATGTGTGGCCTCAAGGTTCGTGCTGTTCTTGCTTTCCATCAGTACGGCACAGGCCCTGATGATCCTAATCA GATACCGCTTCCTCTATGGGTGCTTGATGAGATAAACAAAGATCCAGAGTTAGCATATTCTGACCGGTTTGGAAGAAGAAATATTGAATACATTTCCCTAGGATGTGATACTCTTCCTGTGCTGCGTGGACGCACTCCTATTCAAGCATATGCAGATTTTATGAGAGACTTCAGGGAGACTTTCAGGCCTTCTCTTGGCCTTACCATTACA AGGGTACAGATTGGCATGGGTCCTGGTGGTGAACTAAGATATCCGTCATTCTCTTTCCAGAAGCCAAATGTGGCTTCATCTGGTGGACTTGGAGAGTTCCAATGCTATGATAAG TACATGCTAGCTTCTCTAAATGCCTGTGCGAGAAAAATTGGAAAGCGTGAATGGGGAGATGGTGGTCCATTTGGTGCGGGAAGTTTGACGCAAAATCCTGAGCATACTGATTTCTTTAAAAATGAGGGTGGCTCTTGGAACACACCATATGGTAAATTTTTCCTTGAATGGTACTCAAATATGCTGCTGCTGCATGGAGAGAGAATTTGTAGGGAAGCTGAAACTATATTTAGGGGTACAGAAGTCCTTATATCTGCAGAAGTAGCTGCCATTCACTGGCACTACGCCATTCAATCCCATCCATCGGAGTTAACCGCAGGCTATTATAATACTTTCGACAGGGATGGATATTTGCCCATTGCTCGCCTGTTTAGTAAGTATGGGTTTGCAATTTGCTGCTCTTGTTTTGAAATGCAAGATGCCACAATGCAAAAGATAAACCCTAGTGGTAGCCCTGAAGGATTTCTTAAACAGCTTTTGCTGGCTGCTAGGCTTTGTGACATATCACTTGAAGGTCAAAATTTTACAACTGATTTAGATGATGATGCATTCTCCCAAGTGCTGAAGATGTCAAAGTTTTACTCGGATGGGATTGAAAAGCGGCCCTTTGCATTCAACTTTGTAAGAATGAACAAAAGAATGTTTGAAACCCAGAATTGGGATCGGTTTGCACGATTTGTGAGGCAGATGTCTAATGGAAAGATTTTTCAAGCCAGACTAAGAGCCCATTTGGGAAGTAGCAGAAGCTACtctttttga